The genomic segment AGCATATTTTCAAGTGCTAAAGCATCAAGCAAGTTCATTTTAGCTGCTATGGCGAAGTTTCCAGGTACGGCTGCTAGGTCGACACTGTCTACAGAACGAGGAAGCTGGCCGGATTCAAGCGGTTTAAAGACTAATTTTTTCGGATTTTCGATGATATCCTTTTCGGAAACTTTGAGTGGATCGGCATCCGCCTTAACTTTAATGATACCTTGATCTTGGAGGGTATTAAAAGCACGTGCTGCATTGGTAGGGTCATTCGGAATGCTGACCGATGCTCCGTCTTTCACTTCAGCTAGGGATTTATATTTCTTTGAATAAATGCCCATGGGTGCTGTTGGAACTGAAATTAAAGCGGTTAAATCCATTTTATTTTCTTTTTCAAAGTTTTCTAGGTAAATCGTGTGCTGAAAAAGATTGGCTTGGATATCGCCATTATTCAACGCTTTATTGGGTTGGATATAATCGCTAAACTCAACAACTTTCACGGTATAGCCCAATTTTTCTAAACCCGGTTTTATGGCCTTGGTGACCATGTCACTATAGGGACCTGCAGTCGCTCCAAATTTGATTTCTTTGGCTGCTGTGGTTGTCTGTTGTCCAGCAGTCTTGCTCGTGCCGCAACCGGCTAGAACTCCTACGGCTAAAATGACTGTTAATACGGCTAACCATTTTTTCATGAAATTTCCCTCTTTCTGTTATTTCCTTTTATCTACAACTTTGGCAATAAAATCACCAGCAAATTGGATAACTTGAACTAAAACAATTAAAATCACAACGGTAGCAATCATGATGGTGTTATCATAGCGATAATATCCGAAGCGAATGGCCAAATCACCGATTCCGCCACCCCCAACTGTCCCGGCCATGGCTGAAAAACCAATTAAACTAATCAGCGTTAAGGTGACACCTGAGATAATCCCTGATCGCGCTTCGAGGAGCAGTACCTCCTTGATGATCATCCAGGGAGTTGCTCCCACAGCAATCGCAGCCTCAATGACGCCTTTATCAATCTCACGTAAGGAGGATTCTACGATACGTCCAAAAAAAGGAATGGCTGCAACCGATAAGGAAACGCTAGCTGCTGTCGGACCAATGGTTGTACCCACGAGAAATTCGGTTAAGGGTATAAGTGCGACCAGTAAAATGATGAATGGAATGGACCGCACCATATTAACAACAAAACCTAAAATATTCTGGACGGTCCGATTTTCCATAAATAATCCTTGGTCAGTAATATAGAGAAGGATTCCAATGGGCAAGCCAATCAAAATCGCAATAAATAAGGAAATGGAAATCATATAAATGGTTTGGATAAACGCTGCGTTAATATCTGGGATAAGTTCGAGAAAATGATTAAACTCAAAGCCCATTGTGTAACACCTCCACTTTCACTTCACGGCTTTCAATATACTGGAGGGCCCTCGCAATTTCTTCCTTTTGCCCTTTTAGTTCCATAATAAAGATGCCCAGCGGTAACTCTTGAATATATTCAATGGAACCATGCAGAAAGTTCCCTTTGACGTTAAATTTTTGGAGCGTATCGGAAATGATTCCCTCTCCAGCCACATCCCCCTTGAAGGTTATTTTAACCAGAGGGCCTTTACAGCTCTTTAAAATAACCTCGGGTATTTCAAAGGAAACAACACTGGCGATAAATTCTTGGGTCAGTACTGCTTGCGGACTGGCAAACAGATCATAGACAGAGCCTTCTTCGATAACTCTTCCGTCTTGCATGATGGCCATTCGGTTACAAATTTCCTTCACCACGTTCATTTCGTGCGTAATCAAAACAATTGTGATATTAAATTCCTTATTGATTCTTTTGAGTAAACTTAAGATGGACTTTGTCGTCGTTGGATCTAAGGCCGAAGTCGCTTCATCGCATAGAAGGACGGTTGGATTATTTGCAAGGGCCCGAGCGATCGCTACTCTTTGTTTTTGCCCGCCGCTTAACTGTGCAGGATAGACATCTCTTTTCTCGGCAAGACCGACCAATTCAAGCAGTTTTTCCACTCTCTCTTTGATTTTGGCAGTCGGTACCTTAGCCGCTTTCAGGGAAAATGCGACATTCTCAAACACCGTTTTTTGGCTGATTAAATAGAAATGTTGAAAAATCATGCCTATTTTTAATCGGGCTTGACGTAGATCTTCGCTTTTTAAACAGGTTAGATCCTTCCCATCTACAGTGATTCTCCCCGAGGTTGGCTTTTCTAACAGATTGATGCAACGAAGTAAGGAACTTTTTCCCGCCCCTGAGTAACCTACAATACCAAAAATTTCACCTTCTTGAATAGTTAAGGACACACTATCGACAGCACTCACGGTTCCGCTTTTTGTATCATAAACCTTTGAAAGATTACGAATTTCGATCATATCATTCCCTCCTTATTTCTCAGTAATATTCAAAAATGCCTCTTTCAAACTGAAAGAGGCATCGAAAAATAACAGTGTTTCGACTTATCTTTCAGAATGTTAGTCATTCTGCAGGAATTGGCACCTTCCCCTAAGGGGGTTGCCGGACGTCATCGGGCCAGACCCTCGGTCACTCTGGATAAGCATAATTGCATATTCATTTGTGAATTAAATACTAAGTAATCCTATGTACTTTATATAATTAACAGTGATTGAAATTATACTATTACATAACAGACGTTTTGTCAACAGATTTCTTTCATATCTTCTACCGGCTTGTGGCTACATTTCCCAATCGTTCCACCTGCTCTCTCAACCCAAAAACGATGAGAACATCGTCTGCAGAAATCTGTTCTGTTGCACTAGGATTACTCAAAACCTGATCACCGCGAATGATCGCGAGAATCGTTGCCCCTGTGTTCTGTTTAATCTTGCTCTCCCCAAGGGTGAGGCCATTCAGTTGGGATCCTTGTTCAACCTGAATTTCTTCAATTTCGATTTGAATATTGTGATCATGTACGACTGTGTCCAGGTAATCAATACTCATCGGCTTCATGATCGCTAGAGCCATCCGCCGACCGCTGAGAATGGCCGGAGAAATCACTCGATCTGCTCCCGCTCGATAAAGTTTCGCTTCAGATTCCAACTTATCTACCCGGGCAACGACTTGAATCTGAGGATTTAAACCTTTAGCCGTCAGAGTAACAAAAACATTGAGAGCATCTTCGGGCAGAGCCGTAATTAAGCCCCGGGCATGTTCAATTCCAGCCCTTTTAAGAATCTCATCCTGAGTAGCATCGCCTGGAATCACTAAAAACCCCTGCTTAAGATATTCTTGGACTAACTCTTCTCTTTGTTCGATGATGACAACCATGGTTTTATCTTCTGTAAGGTACTTGGCTACCTGTTGCCCAACCCGTCCTGCTCCGCAAATAATGATGTGATCTTTTAGCTGTGACATTTTCTTTTCCCTCTTTCGTTTCCCGTACACATCCGCCAAATGACCTTCGATGATAAAGCCCATCATACGTCCCACAAAATAAACGCTCACCGCGACCCCGCCAAGCATCAATACAAGCAGGATAACTTGCCCTGCTCGAGACTGAACTTGAATATCGCCAAACCCCACAGTTGTTAACGTTTCAGCCGTCAGAAAGAGTGCCTGCCAAGCACTTAGATGCTCAGACAACATTAGTCCAAACATCCCCACCAACAGGACCAGAGTTATAGCGAAAAATGTTGTTCTGAAATGTTTATACATTCTATAGTCCCTTTCAAGTAAAATACCTAATAAAAAATGCGTTGGCGAGAGACCTTTATGCTTTGCTTCTCAACCCACGCATTAAAATATTCAATTGAATTTACATTTTAGACATATTTTGTCCATAGAAAATCTCAGACATTTCTTTTTTTAGACGTTGCTTGATCTTTCGTTTTTCTCCAATAGAAAGTTCTTTTTTTGCTGTTCCAAAGAGATAATTATCCAGGTCAAAATCCTTTAGCAGCATTTTCGTATGGAAGATTTTTTCCTGATACACATTAACATCAATCATCTGATAAAGATCTCTTGTTTTATAATTGATATAATTTTGAATTGAATTGATTTTATGATCGATAAATATTTTTCTGCCATTAATATCTCGTGTGAATCCTCGAACACGGTAATCCACGGTAACTATATCCGAACAAAAGCTTGTCATAAGATAGTTGAGTGCCTTCAGTGGTGAGATTTCTCCACATGTCGACACGTCTATGTCTGCGCGAAAGGTACTGATCCCCCCATGAGGATGACTTTCAGGATAGGTATGCACCGTAATATGACTTTTGTCTAGATGAGCTACGACCGCTTCAGGAAGGGGTTTCACATTTTCAGTTACCATCGGCTCAAAGGGCTCATCATCTGGTGGTTTACCGGGTTCCACGTGTTCCTCAGCAATAAGCATCGTTACGCTAGCCCCTTGGGGATCATAATCTTGTTGGGCAATGTTAAGTATATTCGCGCCGATGATTCGAGCGACTTCAGTTAGAATATTCGTCAGTCTTTCCGCATTATATTCTTCGTCAATATACTCAATATAAGCATCCCGATGTTCTGGGGTTTTAGCATAACAAATATCATACATATTAAAGCTTAACGTTTTCGTCAAATTATTAAAACCATAAAGCTTTAACTTTTTTAGTGGTTTTACGTTCATCGTACTCCTCCATGCTGTCTGATCTATACTCTATGTTTTAGCTAACTTAATTATACCTTTTGTATATAATAATAACTACCTATCATGAAACCTGGATTGGAAAATATACAAAAAATATCGTTCCAGCGGGTCCGCTCTCTACTTCAATTTTACCCTTGTGACGCTCGATGATACTATAGCTTGAAGCGAGTCCTAGCCCCGTGCCATTCTCCTTGGTTGTAAAAAAGGGTATTCCCAACTTTTCTAGATTCTCTTGTGGAATACCGATTCCCTCATCCTGCACAGCCAATACCACTTGCTCATCCTTTGTATACGTTCTGATCGTAAGCGTTCCTTGCTCCCTCATGGCATCCAGACCGTTTCGAGCTAAGTTGAGGATCATTTGCGTAATTTCTTTCGAACTCATCAATATATCTGGTGTATCCCCAGCAAGAAACACAACTTGTTTGCTTTGGTTATAAGCTTCAGCCTCGAGTAATGGATACAAATTACTCAAGATGTCATTTATATTTATACTTGTTGAATCCGTCGGTGCATTCCTCGCAAGGGATAGGTATTCCGTTATAATCGAATTGGCACGGTCAATTTCACTAATCATTAACTCCAACGTGTTACCGTAGTATTCAAATTCCGGCTTTTTCTCAAGAAGTTGAAGATATCCTCGAACGGCAGTCATGGGATTGCGGATTTCGTGAGCAATTCCTGCCGCCATTTTTACAACTAGATTAAGTCGATCCAGCCGAGCTATATCATCTTGCATTTTTTTCATTTCCGTAATATTAGATGAGGAGACTAATATACACTCTTCACCATTTAATTGAATATGCTCCGCTGATAAGAAAACGGAGACCTTTTTAGCGTTGCCCTTCAAATAACAGATTTCAAGATTATGAATTGACTCTTGCTTTTCCAACACGTCCATTAGTATTGAAAATTCACTTTCAGGCAGACCCAACTCTATGGGAGATTTGCCTATTAACTCTTCAGGTAAGACGTTTAAAGCCCTTGAAAATTGATAATTAGCTTCAAGCAAACGAAAGTCTGAACTTCGATATATTGAAAGGGCTTGGGGATTATTGAGAAAGACTTTAGCAAATCGTTCTTCTGATTTTTGTAGTGCATCAGTGCGTTCATGAACCATCTCCTCTAAATGCACTTCATGTCTTTGAAGTTCTCTCGTCATCTGAACGACATCGGTTATATCTTCCATCGTTGCTATACATCCACAAATAATACCATTTTCATTACGTAATGGGCTGGCATTCCAACGGGCAATTTTAGAAATACCATCTTCCCATACAAATTCTAATTCACACCCTACTGTTTCTTTTCCATACCAGGCTGCTTGTTCAATAGGCATATCTTCTGCAGGTATAAACTTACCCTTTTGATAGACTTTTACTGGGGGCGGAACTTTCGCTGAATGAGAAAACAGGCCATAGGGTTCTATTCGTAAGAAATTGGCTGTCACTGGATTATGGATGATGGTTTCACAACTGACATCCGTTGCGATGGAAAACCCGCCGGGAATTATATCAAGAAGCTTCGAGTTCATTAAAATCCTTTGCAAATTGGGGTTGAAGTTCAGCGCGGCAAGCATGTTCATTATTATCCCTCCTCCGACAAGAGTACAAAGGCATAGGCCTGTAGCTTTGTATTAAATTCTGCATAAATTTATTATTTTCCTACTTAAATTTTCCTAACTCATAAATTTCCTGCAAGAAATCTCAAAAAACTTTCTTAACAGCAGAAGCTCCGCCACCTGTTAATCAAGTGACGGAGCTTTTGCTCTGATTATTCATTTTATGAGCAGATTACAAACTAAATCGCTCTTGAAGTTCTTTCCTTAGAATATCTGCTGGAAAATAGCGGCCCGGACATTCTGTTGCTGCTCCTGGAACTTCACGATGTAACTAGATATCCTGAAGACTTAAGTGAAATGCTGCCATCAAGGATACAAGCTTATCCGTTAGACCATTCAGTTGAGCTTCTGGTACCTCCTCAAGTTCGCTAAAGTTCTCAACTAAACAGATCCAAATCCCAATGAAGTTACGATAAGAAACGTTGCAATGGGCTCCGGGTCGATAAAGCGGCCGCCTTTCCTCACAATGTCCATCCGGAAGAATTATAAAGTGATACCCGATATCACTCCACCCTTTAGTCAGATGCCACTCCCGAATCATGGCCGCATTTACAGGAATGATATCTTTTCCTCGACGTACACTAATCGGACTAGCTGAATGATGAACCACGACTTTTTGCCATTCCATTGATTTGACCCCTCCATTTCTTATGCTTCAACCGATGTTCTCTACGTAAAAAAGCAGCCGGACCTGCCGACTGCTATTCACAAGGGATGTTCACGAATCTCCGGGCAGGAAGAGTTCATGAACAAATTCCCCTGCCCGAGAACGTTTGTTCTGATTATAGTTTATCCAGATCGGTACAACCTGTCAACAGGACGACTGGAGATCGGTTGTGAAATTACACACTACAACTCTTCATTCTACTTCCTCCTCAAATAGATTTTGCCACGAGGTGCCCACGGCCTCGGCGATTCGCATTGCCCAGGAAGGATTCAGCTCCCGTCGTCCGCGTTCTAAATCACTAATGATCGTTGGCGAAATTTTAGCCCGATTAGCAAGCTCCTTTTGGGTCGCAATTCCCGCATGTAAGCGTAAGGTTCTCACTTTGTTTCCATGATACATTGCACTACTTTCCATTCTGTTACCCCTCTCTATTCTTCATATAATATAGAATACTTATTCTTAGCCAATTATATCCTGTTCCTAAAGTTAGAACAATAGTTCAGAGTTGTTCGACAAATAATCGGTTATGAATAATCATTTTCGCCAAGTTTCGACGAAGAAAGAAATTGTTGTACGGAGGTGTTATGCAGGGTCGCGCATAAAAAACAGCCTCCAAGGGGTGTCCGTCAAAGACATCCTCATGGAGGTTTAAATAAGGATCAATTTCTATTTATTTTCTCATTATATTTCTAACAAAATAATGAATGATGTGGGGATTACTCGTTTTCCGAGGCTGAATTTCAAATTGCTTCAAAGATGAAATTAGCGGGGTGAGTTTGGTGTGACCGTAGTTACGAGTATCAAAGTCTGGATAACGCTTATTAAGCCTTTTCCCTACCTCGCCTAAAAAAGCCCATCCATCTTCATCTGAACTCTCCGTGATGATCATTTTTATGGTTTTGATTAACTCTTCGATACTTGCCATGCCATCCTTTAGTAACTCGGGTTTTTCTATTTTTGGATTCGCTGTGATTTGATAAGGATTTGAAGAAATCCCAGCTAAAACTTCAAGATATTTAAATTTTTCGCAAGCTGCAATAAATGGTGTTGGGGTTTTCTTTTCACCCATGCCGATGACATACATGCCAGCTTCTCGGAGCCTTGAAGCGAGTTTTGTGAAATCACTGTCACTGGAAACAATGCAAAAACCATCAACATGGTTGGAATAGAGTATATCCATTGCATCAATGATTAGGGCTGAATCTGTCGCGTTTTTACCTGTCGTATAGCTATATTGCTGAATTGGGGTAATCGAATAATTAAGTAACACTGTTTTCCATGAGCCCAGTTGAGGCTTTGTCCAATCCCCATAGATTCTCTTATACGTAGGAATTCCATGGTTGGACACTTCATCAAGGATATATTTTATATATTTATCCGATACATTATCTGCGTCAATTAAAACTGCGATTTTCTTATCGTTTTCCATTTGAATATCCCCTTACTTAGATATAGTTTATTATACATTTAATCAAAGCAGTCAATGAATTATCACTTTATGGTGATTATATCATAATTACCGGAAGTAATCCCTTTGAGTTCTTTAGTGCTCAGATCCGTTCTGTCTGGAATCTTTCACGCTCCTTAATTGGAGCAATTAAGTCCCCATCACGAAATAGGCGCCTTTTCAGAAAAAATATAATACCACAGCCGCGCTATTGCACGACTGTGGTATTAATATCCTTGGTATAAAACTATTGATTATTCAATTTTGTAATAAATGAGGATACGGCTTCCTCGGGTGTCGCCCAGGAGGTCACGAGCCGGATAGCGGAATGATCTGAATCAATCTTTTTCCAGAAGGAAAAGGAATATCCAGCTTTAAGATCTGCAATTAAAGAATTAGGCAGAATCGGAAATATCTGATTTGTCGATGAGTCGGAGAGAAATCCTAAACCGGCTTGAGTTATAGCCTCTCTAAGCAAACTTGCCATCTTATTGGCGTGACTTGCCAAATCAAAATACAGGTTGTCCCTAAAAAGCTCAAGAAACTGTATCCCCAGGAGCCTTCCTTTCGCAAGGAGTGCTCCTTTTTGTTTTAAAGAATATCGAAAATCCTCCTTTAGTGAATCACGACAAATCACAAGGGCTTCTCCGAGAAGTGCACCATTCTTTGTTCCGCCGATATAGAACGCATCCAGATAGGTTGCCAAATCAGAGAGGTCCAAGTCATTTTCTCGGGAGCTCAAAGCTGAACCCAAGCGGGCACCATCCATGTATAAAAAAAGCTTGTTTTCCTTACAGAATTTACTGAGATGTTCAAGTTCGCTTTTACTGTATATCGTTCCTAATTCTGTCGAATCGGAAATATAAACTAACTTAGGTTTTACCATATGCTCATCAGGATGATCCTTGAGTACCGCTTGAAGATGAGAAGGATTCAATTTTCCGTCACTCACTTCTACTGATATAACTTTATGCCCAGTGGCCTCGATTGCTCCAGTCTCATGTCCTAAAATATGGCCGGTATTGGCTGCAATCGCGGCTTCATGAGGTCTTAAGAAAGCAGAAATAGCGATAAGATTCGTTTGTGTCCCGCCTGATAGAAAGTGAATATCAATATCGTTCCGTCCGATTCGTTTCTTTAACACTTCCATTGCTTGACGTGAATAGCGATCTTCTCCATAACCGTCCGCTTGCTTGAGGTTTGATTCCATTAAAGCGTTCAGGATTCTAGGGTGTGCCCCTTCACTGTAATCGTTAGTAAAGCTGTACATTGGTTAGCCTCCATCTTAATGTTTGTTGTTAAACTTCATTTTCCGTTAAATTTAATAATATCACGAATTCGCAGCTCAAAAAAGACTGTCTGAAAATGTCAGACAGTCCATAAGGATCTATATATTTTATGATAATATCAACCTTTATTATTTACGAGTTGAAACCATTCCTTAGCTCCTTTGTGCAAGAGAAAATATACAGCACTAAGTTGTATGAGTATATTCACCATTTGTAATAAACCGTTAAACGGTACCGATGTAAACAGCGTAACCCATTGGGGTACATAATAGATTAGACTCAGCAAAGTAAATACAATATAAAACTTTCTGGCCCAGTTACGATTTTGAGATATCTTATAGACAAAATAGCCGTTAAAAAGCAAGCCTAATAAGATGATGTAGGAGTAAATTATGAGGTAATCGTTGTCTGTTGAGGCGGAAATATTGGTGAATCCTGCAACAACTCCAAAAACCAAAGATGTTAACAGCAATTTTATCGCATATTCCACTTCTTTGGGGCGCGTTATGATTTCGGGCATGAAATCACTCCCTTGAGTGCCGATTCGGCAACGGTCCGTGGTGAAGCCAGAAGAATTTCTGCATCCTCAGAGCCTATACGTCCCGGTGAATTGCGGATGGTCGTCGTTATTGCTACATCTTGGGGCGAAAGCAGTCCAAAGTGTTTTCCTGGACAAGGACCACAACCTGGAGGCATTATGATCGCTCCACTCTTTCGAAGAATTGGCGTTAAGCCAAGCTCATCCATTTCGTTAGCAATTTTACTGGAGGCAGGCGTGATGATAAGCGTTACCTCTGGAGGTATCTTTCTTCCTTTTAAAACTGCGGCACAGATCATCATATCCTCTATTCTGCCAGCTGAACAGCCTCCAAGGATGGCTACTGTTATCTTCTTTCCTACTAAGTCCTTAACCGATTGAACATGAGTTGGAGAAGGAGGAACAGCAATCATGGGTTCAATGACACTCACGTCGACCTGGTATACTTCACCTTCTGCTTCTTCTTGGGAAGGAAGAACAAAAGCTGTGACAACTCCTGCTTCCGGGAGTAAATTACATAAGGCCATTTTGCTTGCGATACTTGCTTGTTCTAAGAAAGATCCGGTTAAAGCAACAGCTTTACCTTTAATGTTCGAACCCCACTTTCCTAAGATATAAAGAGCTACATCCCTGGCCATGACATTAGACTGGAGCTGATTTTCTAATGTAATTGTGACAATTTCAGGTACGGTCAACTTATAATAGCCTGTTTCGAGGGGGTTCACCAATTCTTCTGCAGAAAGAGAGAACGCCAGAGCCCCGAATGCTCCTGAAGTGGCGACATGTCCGTCGGCTCCGACAATAATCATCCCGGGTCGTAAAGATCCTTCTTCAGCGACGACTTGATGCAATACTCCTTCCCCATGACTATATAAGTGAAGATCCATCTCATTAGAAACCTTGAAAAGCTCTTGTTGTAAAGTTCGTTCCTGAATCGTAGGGGCTGGATAAGCATGATCGATGGTTATCAGGACCTTATTTTCAGGTGCTTTTTCAAATTCTGAATTTTTCCATGTCTTAAGTAATTTAGAGGCAGTCCCATCATGCCCGAGGATAAGATTAACTTTGACCTTAATTTCTTGTCCAGAGACAACTTCAATCAATGAAGCAGCCTTTGCTAAAGATTGTGAGAAAAATGGCATCACAAGCCCCCCTTTTTTGAAAGGGGGTGCGACACCTTGAACGCTTAGTTCAAGTGCCGCATCCCCTTCAATTTTATTAAAATTTAAGTTCTAAAGAATTCCTAGAACTGTGTAAAGGAACCAGCAGAGAACTGCTCCGACGACCGACATCGACAAGCCCCAAATCATCATTCCTTTAAACAATGGTTTGGAATCCACACTATCTGGTGCACCAGAGATAAATACTGCTCCAGTGGTTGAAAGCGGACTCATATCTGTAAGGTGACCGGCCACAACGATCGTTGTAATTAAGCCAGGAAGAGCTGCAGGGTTGGCCCCAATTTTTTCAAGAAGGAGTGGCGCCATAGGCAGGAAGGCGGGCATAATAACTCCCGAAGTACTGGCATAGGCCGATACAATACCTGAGAAGAAACCCACCACCAGATTGGCTGTAAACGGTGTGGAGAAATTGGACATAATTTCAGCAAAGAGATTCATACCCCCGATTTTTGACATCAGGGAAACCATAACAGAAACACCCGTTACGAGCATGATTGCTCCCCAAGGCATTGATTTAAAAGCTGCCTTCTCATCGCCACATTTCATCAGGATGAGAATGGAACCCAGTAAGAAAGAAGTGAAACCGATATCAAGATTAAAGAACACAACCCCGATAACTAAAAAGGCAATAGCACCCAATGTCCATCTCTGTTGATTATTAAAGGGTTCAACATGGATTTTAGCTAAAACCAAAGCAGGACTGTTCACATCATTGCGTTTTTTCCATAATTTCATCCCGCCAAAGAGGAAATAGGCCAGTGCTGCCACGAGAATGTGTACAATAAGCATGTTGAGCCATAAGGTCATCGCCATATCATGAATACCCATCTGGGCTAAAACAGAGTTACCGACAATTCCGTTTTGAGCTAGTGGGGACATGGCACCCGCTTGAGCACCATTTCCTACGACCAAGGCCATAAGAAGGGGTGGAATTCCAACTTCTGTAGCCAAGACCATAACTGGGGCTGCTAACAAAGCAGCAGTAGAGATTTGACCAGGTCCAATTGAGGAAACGGCAAAAGCTAAGAAGAATAAGACGATAGGAATGACCGCGACATTGCCTTTTGCGGATTTAACGGTATAGGTCGTAATCTTTTCCAAAGTACCATTCGTCTGAGCAATACCAAAAAGAAAAGTGACACCGGCGAGCATTATGAGCAAGCTCGTGGGATATCCGGCGATCAACGTCTTAATGGGTACTCCACCGATAAAATAGCCTACAATAAGAGCTAAGCCTAAGGAAAGTGTTCCGAGGTTGGTATTTTTCCAAATAGAAATGATAATGGCTACCACTAGCAGTAACAAGGATATAACATCCATGTTATTAGCTAGAAAATGGGCAAAACCTGTATCAGCCAAAAATCTAACGCTGAACATAACCTTCCTCCTTACATTCCGAAAATATGATTCTCTTTCAACACTTTGAGGAGCTCCAGTTCAGGAGCAGCGTCTTTGTTAAATCCGGGATCCATTGGAAGAAATTCTATCTTCTTGGCTTTTTCACTGAGAACCTCTGAGGTAACTTGTAGAGCCATAACTTTACCGCCGGATTTGAGTCCTTTCGTCACATCAGCAACCTCGAAAAGGCTATTGTCCAAGACGACGACAATATCTGGGGTTGTGTCATTAACCGAGCGTTCAAGGATAACCTCGTCTGAGACTCTTAGAGTGGAGTACATTGGGTTGCCAGGACGGAATGCACCAAAGCCATCAAAGACTTGAACATGTTTTCCTTCAGTCATGAGCTGCTTGCCTATAGCTCTTGTTACTTTTCCCACAGGTTGACCATAACGTCCATGAAATCTGAGTTCAACCACACAGCTCACTCCCCTCTCTTGTAATACATGTTGACCGATTTCTGATATTGTTCGATTTGCTCCATCGTAAGATTTTTAAATCGACCTTGAGATTTAAAATAATCTGCAACAGGACTGAAGCTTGGCTCATATGTTCGGGTTCTCTTCCCTTCATCCACTTCAAAGAGTTCCCAAAGACCACTTTCAGTCGCTTTTCTAGAAATCTCAATCGTTTCTTCCGGTTTGATGCCCCAACCCCGGTGACAGGGGGCTAAGATATGAATATAGGAAAACCCTTTTTTGGAGGTAGCCTTTTTAAATTTGGCCATAAGATCTTCCGGATAGGCAATATTCGCACTTGCGATATAATCAATCTCGTGCGCTTCCATGATCGCTAGCATGTTCTTTTTACGAACCGGTTTTCCGAGTTCACTATTGCTGGTCATAGCATATAGCGGAGTCTGGCTACCTGTCTGTCCACCGGTATTCATGTACATCTCATTGTCATAGAGGACATGAATCATGTGTTCTTGGCGTTCAGCTGCTCCCGTAAGAGACTGAAATCCGATATCAGCGCTTCCAGCATCTCCTCCCCATGAAACCACGTTAACATCCTGTATTCCTTGAATATCTAGGGCTGCCC from the Desulfitobacterium metallireducens DSM 15288 genome contains:
- a CDS encoding MetQ/NlpA family ABC transporter substrate-binding protein, translating into MKKWLAVLTVILAVGVLAGCGTSKTAGQQTTTAAKEIKFGATAGPYSDMVTKAIKPGLEKLGYTVKVVEFSDYIQPNKALNNGDIQANLFQHTIYLENFEKENKMDLTALISVPTAPMGIYSKKYKSLAEVKDGASVSIPNDPTNAARAFNTLQDQGIIKVKADADPLKVSEKDIIENPKKLVFKPLESGQLPRSVDSVDLAAVPGNFAIAAKMNLLDALALENMLDPYRNVVAVTAANENSQIAKDIKTVIQSDEFKNVIDTEFKGFGKPTWMTK
- a CDS encoding methionine ABC transporter permease, which gives rise to MGFEFNHFLELIPDINAAFIQTIYMISISLFIAILIGLPIGILLYITDQGLFMENRTVQNILGFVVNMVRSIPFIILLVALIPLTEFLVGTTIGPTAASVSLSVAAIPFFGRIVESSLREIDKGVIEAAIAVGATPWMIIKEVLLLEARSGIISGVTLTLISLIGFSAMAGTVGGGGIGDLAIRFGYYRYDNTIMIATVVILIVLVQVIQFAGDFIAKVVDKRK
- a CDS encoding methionine ABC transporter ATP-binding protein — its product is MIEIRNLSKVYDTKSGTVSAVDSVSLTIQEGEIFGIVGYSGAGKSSLLRCINLLEKPTSGRITVDGKDLTCLKSEDLRQARLKIGMIFQHFYLISQKTVFENVAFSLKAAKVPTAKIKERVEKLLELVGLAEKRDVYPAQLSGGQKQRVAIARALANNPTVLLCDEATSALDPTTTKSILSLLKRINKEFNITIVLITHEMNVVKEICNRMAIMQDGRVIEEGSVYDLFASPQAVLTQEFIASVVSFEIPEVILKSCKGPLVKITFKGDVAGEGIISDTLQKFNVKGNFLHGSIEYIQELPLGIFIMELKGQKEEIARALQYIESREVKVEVLHNGL
- a CDS encoding potassium channel family protein, with translation MYKHFRTTFFAITLVLLVGMFGLMLSEHLSAWQALFLTAETLTTVGFGDIQVQSRAGQVILLVLMLGGVAVSVYFVGRMMGFIIEGHLADVYGKRKREKKMSQLKDHIIICGAGRVGQQVAKYLTEDKTMVVIIEQREELVQEYLKQGFLVIPGDATQDEILKRAGIEHARGLITALPEDALNVFVTLTAKGLNPQIQVVARVDKLESEAKLYRAGADRVISPAILSGRRMALAIMKPMSIDYLDTVVHDHNIQIEIEEIQVEQGSQLNGLTLGESKIKQNTGATILAIIRGDQVLSNPSATEQISADDVLIVFGLREQVERLGNVATSR
- the speD gene encoding adenosylmethionine decarboxylase — protein: MNVKPLKKLKLYGFNNLTKTLSFNMYDICYAKTPEHRDAYIEYIDEEYNAERLTNILTEVARIIGANILNIAQQDYDPQGASVTMLIAEEHVEPGKPPDDEPFEPMVTENVKPLPEAVVAHLDKSHITVHTYPESHPHGGISTFRADIDVSTCGEISPLKALNYLMTSFCSDIVTVDYRVRGFTRDINGRKIFIDHKINSIQNYINYKTRDLYQMIDVNVYQEKIFHTKMLLKDFDLDNYLFGTAKKELSIGEKRKIKQRLKKEMSEIFYGQNMSKM
- a CDS encoding PAS domain-containing sensor histidine kinase; translated protein: MNMLAALNFNPNLQRILMNSKLLDIIPGGFSIATDVSCETIIHNPVTANFLRIEPYGLFSHSAKVPPPVKVYQKGKFIPAEDMPIEQAAWYGKETVGCELEFVWEDGISKIARWNASPLRNENGIICGCIATMEDITDVVQMTRELQRHEVHLEEMVHERTDALQKSEERFAKVFLNNPQALSIYRSSDFRLLEANYQFSRALNVLPEELIGKSPIELGLPESEFSILMDVLEKQESIHNLEICYLKGNAKKVSVFLSAEHIQLNGEECILVSSSNITEMKKMQDDIARLDRLNLVVKMAAGIAHEIRNPMTAVRGYLQLLEKKPEFEYYGNTLELMISEIDRANSIITEYLSLARNAPTDSTSININDILSNLYPLLEAEAYNQSKQVVFLAGDTPDILMSSKEITQMILNLARNGLDAMREQGTLTIRTYTKDEQVVLAVQDEGIGIPQENLEKLGIPFFTTKENGTGLGLASSYSIIERHKGKIEVESGPAGTIFFVYFPIQVS